A single Tenacibaculum sp. 190524A02b DNA region contains:
- the efp gene encoding elongation factor P encodes MATTSDIKKGLCIKYNHDIFKIIEFLHVKPGKGPAFVRTKLKSVTSGKVIDNTFSAGHKIEDVRVETHKFQYLYPEGDSYHFMNTEDYNQITLQRSVLDAPDLMKEGEIVTVLINTEDGLPLSVEMPSHVILEVTHTEPGVKGNTATNATKPATVETGARINVPLFINEGDKIKIDTEKGAYTERIKE; translated from the coding sequence ATGGCAACAACTTCAGACATTAAAAAAGGATTATGTATTAAATACAACCACGATATATTTAAAATTATTGAATTTTTACATGTAAAACCTGGTAAAGGTCCAGCATTTGTTAGAACTAAATTAAAAAGTGTAACGTCAGGAAAAGTAATAGATAATACATTTTCTGCAGGGCATAAAATAGAAGATGTTCGTGTAGAAACTCATAAGTTTCAATACTTGTATCCAGAAGGGGATAGTTATCACTTCATGAATACTGAAGACTATAACCAAATAACATTACAAAGATCAGTATTAGATGCACCTGATTTAATGAAAGAAGGAGAGATAGTAACTGTATTAATTAATACAGAAGATGGATTACCTTTATCAGTAGAGATGCCTTCACATGTTATTTTAGAAGTAACACATACTGAACCTGGTGTAAAAGGTAATACAGCTACTAATGCTACCAAGCCAGCAACAGTTGAAACTGGAGCTAGAATTAATGTTCCTTTGTTCATTAATGAAGGAGATAAAATTAAAATAGATACAGAAAAAGGAGCTTATACAGAACGTATCAAGGAATAA
- the lpxA gene encoding acyl-ACP--UDP-N-acetylglucosamine O-acyltransferase: protein MNQPLAYVHPQAKIARNVVIEPFTTIHANVEIGSGTWIGSNVTIMEGARIGKNCRIFPGSVISAIPQDLKFNDEETTVIIGDNVTIRECVTINRGTVDRMKTIIGDNCLVMAYSHIAHDCIVGNNCIFSNNTTLAGHVTVGDNVVLAGMVAVHQFASVGNHAFVTGGSLVRKDVPPYVKAAREPLSYVGINSVGLRRRGFSTEKIREIQNVYRILYQKNYNNTQAVEIIEAEMEATPERDEILQFIKDSHRGIMKGYFKAN, encoded by the coding sequence ATGAATCAACCTTTAGCTTACGTTCATCCACAAGCAAAAATAGCTAGAAATGTAGTTATTGAACCATTTACAACAATTCATGCGAACGTAGAAATAGGTTCAGGTACGTGGATAGGTTCTAATGTAACAATTATGGAAGGTGCTCGAATAGGGAAAAATTGTAGAATTTTTCCTGGCTCGGTAATTTCAGCGATACCACAAGACTTGAAGTTTAATGATGAAGAAACTACTGTTATTATAGGTGATAACGTTACAATAAGAGAATGTGTAACTATAAATAGAGGAACAGTAGATAGAATGAAAACAATTATAGGAGATAATTGTTTAGTAATGGCATATAGTCATATTGCACATGATTGTATTGTTGGAAATAATTGTATTTTTTCTAATAATACTACACTAGCAGGGCATGTAACTGTTGGTGATAATGTAGTATTGGCGGGTATGGTTGCTGTTCATCAATTTGCTTCTGTAGGTAATCATGCATTTGTTACAGGAGGGTCTTTAGTTCGTAAAGACGTACCTCCATATGTAAAAGCTGCACGTGAACCGTTATCATATGTTGGTATTAATTCTGTAGGATTAAGAAGAAGAGGTTTTTCAACAGAAAAAATTAGGGAAATTCAAAATGTTTATAGAATTTTATATCAAAAAAATTATAATAATACACAAGCTGTAGAAATAATTGAAGCTGAAATGGAAGCTACTCCAGAGAGAGATGAAATTCTACAGTTTATAAAAGATTCTCATAGAGGAATAATGAAAGGATATTTTAAAGCTAACTAA
- a CDS encoding bifunctional UDP-3-O-[3-hydroxymyristoyl] N-acetylglucosamine deacetylase/3-hydroxyacyl-ACP dehydratase produces MSKNQTTIKNEVTLSGVGLHTGNEVSMTFKPAPVNNGYAFVRVDLEGMPTIEARAEFVTNTQRGTNLEKKGVQIQTSEHVLAAAVGLGIDNLIIEVNASEPPIMDGSSKFFVEALEKAEIVEQEAEVEEYVVKEIITYKDESTGSEIILMPSDEYQVTTMVDFGTKILGTQNATLNTISDFKEEISAARTFSFLHEIEMLLENDLIKGGDLNNAIVYVDKELSDETMVKLKKAFKKENIAVKPNGILDNLTLHWANEAARHKLLDVVGDLALVGTKIRGKVIANKPGHLVNTLFAKKLAKIIKQEKRNNVPVYDLNEEPLMDIHKIMSILPHRPPFLLVDRILELSDKHVVGMKNVTMNEDFFVGHFPGAPVMPGVLQVEAMAQCGGILVLSTVPDPENYLTYFMKIDNVKFKQKVLPGDTLIFKSELITPIRRGIAHMQAYAYANGKLVCEAELMAQISKVK; encoded by the coding sequence ATGAGTAAAAATCAAACAACAATAAAAAATGAAGTAACATTATCAGGTGTGGGTTTACATACTGGTAATGAAGTGAGTATGACTTTTAAACCAGCGCCAGTTAATAATGGTTATGCATTTGTACGAGTTGATTTAGAAGGTATGCCAACAATTGAAGCAAGAGCTGAATTTGTAACAAATACCCAAAGAGGAACAAACCTTGAAAAGAAAGGAGTTCAAATACAAACTTCTGAACATGTTTTAGCAGCTGCTGTTGGTCTTGGGATTGATAATTTAATTATAGAAGTAAATGCTTCTGAGCCACCAATAATGGATGGTTCATCAAAGTTTTTTGTAGAAGCTTTGGAAAAAGCTGAAATAGTAGAGCAAGAAGCAGAAGTAGAAGAGTATGTAGTAAAAGAAATAATTACTTATAAAGATGAATCTACAGGAAGTGAAATTATTTTAATGCCTTCTGATGAGTACCAAGTAACAACAATGGTTGATTTTGGAACGAAGATATTAGGAACTCAAAATGCAACATTAAATACAATATCAGACTTTAAAGAAGAGATTTCAGCTGCAAGAACTTTTAGTTTTTTGCATGAAATTGAAATGTTATTAGAGAATGATCTTATCAAAGGAGGAGATTTAAATAATGCTATAGTATATGTGGATAAAGAATTATCTGATGAAACTATGGTAAAATTAAAGAAGGCATTTAAGAAAGAAAATATAGCGGTTAAACCAAATGGTATTTTGGATAATTTAACTTTGCATTGGGCTAATGAAGCAGCAAGACATAAATTATTAGATGTAGTTGGTGATTTAGCGTTGGTAGGTACTAAAATAAGAGGGAAAGTAATAGCTAATAAACCAGGACATTTAGTTAACACACTTTTTGCAAAAAAACTGGCTAAAATTATTAAGCAAGAGAAGAGAAACAATGTTCCTGTTTATGATTTAAATGAGGAACCTTTGATGGATATACATAAAATAATGAGTATCCTACCTCATAGACCTCCTTTTTTGTTAGTTGATAGGATTTTGGAACTTAGCGATAAACATGTTGTAGGAATGAAGAATGTTACAATGAATGAAGATTTTTTTGTTGGGCATTTTCCAGGAGCACCAGTAATGCCAGGTGTGTTACAAGTTGAAGCTATGGCGCAATGTGGAGGAATTTTAGTATTAAGCACAGTGCCGGATCCTGAAAATTATTTAACTTACTTTATGAAAATAGATAATGTTAAATTTAAACAAAAGGTTTTACCAGGTGACACTTTAATTTTTAAAAGTGAGTTAATAACACCAATAAGAAGAGGAATTGCACACATGCAAGCTTATGCTTATGCTAATGGGAAGTTAGTTTGTGAAGCTGAGCTTATGGCGCAAATATCAAAAGTTAAATAA